The Oceanococcus sp. HetDA_MAG_MS8 nucleotide sequence GACACAGCGTCTCTTTTCCCCAAGGTTGTTGTTGGCGGGCTGCTAAGCAAGATCGACGCCAAAGCTTATTCGGGCAGCCGACTCGTGCAGCACACAGCTAAGAGTTTCTTTTTTCAGGATAAACCATAGGCTCAAGTTTTGAGCCAGAGCGTATTCAAGCTATCCGCACATCCTCAGTCAATTTGGAGTCGCGACAGCCATGAACGAACTCAACAACGCTTCCGTATCGCCGGTCTGGCGCCTTCTGGCCGCATTGATGGCTGCTGGTTTTTTGCTGGCTGGCGCCGACGGTGAGCCGCGCGTTCAGGCCAGCTTTTTGCTGCTTGGCGCAGCCAGTTTGTGGGTGGGGCCGGAGCTACAGCGCCTGTGGCAGCGCTGGGAGGCGGGCGTCATGCGCAAGCCACTGCTGTGGAATAGTCGTTGGTAGGGTGCCAATTAGGCGCCGTGCTTAGCCTGTAGGCGCTTTAGCATGTGGCGAAGAAAGCGCGCGGTGAGCCGTGTGGTGAGTCCGGGAGCTAAAGCGGTGGAGACTTGCCAGGCATGGCCACTGGCCGCGCAGACGCGCGCAGGTTTTTGGCGCACCGCTTTGAGCATCCAGCTCGCCGCTTCTTCGACTTCCATCATCGGTAAGGCGCGATAAATGGGGGTAGCTCCCGACATCGGCGTGCGTACCAAGGGGTAGTTCACAATGGTGATGTGGACCCCGGTGGCTTCTAGCTCGCAAGCTAGCGAACGCGAGAAGCCCTCCAAGGCTGCCTTGCTACCCACATAGGCACTAAACCGTGGGGTTGGCATCTGTACCGATTGGCTAGACACATTGATGATCTGACCGCGATCCCGCTCCAGCATGCCGGGCAGCAGCTTCAGGCAAAGGCGTACAGCCGCGTGATAGTTCAGCGTCATGGTGCGCTCAAAATCATGCGGCCGGTTGAGGGAGTCTTGAATCGATCGGCGGATGCTGCGACCCGCGTTATTGATCAAGATGTCCACTTCGCCAAAGCGTTTGATGACCTCATCGCTCAGAGCGTCCACAGCCTGCAGGTCGCTGAGGTCAACGGGTAAGCAATGTGCGGTACCACCGGTTTGCCGAATATGCCGCGCTAGGGCGTCTAGCTCCGCCTCGCGGCGAGCTACCAGAATCATCTCAGCACCAAGCGCAGCCAGCTGCCGCGCGCATTCATAACCAATTCCCGACGAAGCGCCCGTGAGCAGAATGCGTTGGCCGGTCAAGTCTGAATCGGCAGGGCGATCAGTCATGCGTAGTCAACTCGGAATCCATGCGCCAGCCTACCTGATTTGTGGGGCCCAACAGAGGCAGCAGTGCGTGCATGCATTGATTCAGGGCCTGGGCTGCACCAAAAGGAGCATTGATGCAGGCCATCGCAGAGGCATGCATACCCCGCTCACCGCTTTGAGCAAGGCTCAGCTCCGCTGTCCAACAATCACGCCCCTGAGCCAGCGGGGCAAGGGCACGACGCAGATTGCCGCTACCCGCTAAGCAAGGAAACCAGATCAGGATCGTGGCCGCACGAAAATGTTTGCAAAGATGGTTGGCTAAGCTTGCCGCTGCCTGAAAATCCTCAGGACGCTCATAGCTGGGGTCAATCAGAACCAGTCCCCGTTTTTGTGCGGGTGGTAGTAAGGCTCGGGCTTGTTGCCAGCCATCTGCAGCCAAGATTCGCAGCCCAGATTGACCGTGCAGATTGTGCGCTAGTGCCGCATGCTCAGCGGGATGTGCCTCGCAGAAAATCGCTTCATCTTGAGGGCGCAAAGCCTTGGCGATAATGGCGGCCGAGCCTGGGTAGTAGCGCAGGGCGCCGTTGCCGTTGTAATGCGCAAGCGCTTGTCTGTAGAGCTCGGGTAAGGCTTGGCGCTGCTCCCAAACGGCCGCGATGCCGGAGGCAAACTCCTGGTTCTTGAGCGCTTGGACGTCGGCGAGGTCATACAGTCCACGCCCGCTGTGGGTATCAAAGACGCACAGCGGGCTGGACTTGCGCAGACGCGCCTGCAGACACAGCGCTAAGGCACAGTGTTTGAGTAGATCGGCGTGATTACCAGCGTGATAGCCGTGCTGATAACTCAGCACCTTGCGCTACGCATTGGCCGCCGAGGATGGGCAGTAATCAAGGCGACCTGAATTAAAGGCCTAGGGTGTCGCAGATCGTCTGGTAGATCTTATTCGGATCGCCTTCGCCAGCGACCGAGACCATCTTGCCTTGGGCATCGTAGAAGCCTACAACCGGCTCGGTTTGCGCACGGTAAACCTCAAGCCGGTTGGTAATTGTGGCTTCGTTGTCATCTGCGCGATGTTGCAGGTCGGTTCCGCCGCAGCGATCACACACGCCCTCTTTTTCCGGTGGGCTGAAGTACAGGTTGTACATCTGCCCGCAGTCCGCGCAGGTGCGGCGCCCAGTCAGGCGCTTGACCAAGCTATCGAAAGGCACATTGATGAGCAGCGCCTTGTCGATAGGTTGGCCGGCAGCGGCAAGCATCTCATCCAAGGCTTCGGCCTGTACGGTTGAGCGCGGAAAACCATCCAAAATGAAGCCCTTAGCCGTGTCTGGCTGCTCCAGCCTCTCGCGGATCATGCCAATAACCACCTCGTCGGCTACCAGCTCGCCTGCATCCATGGCCGCTTTGGCTTTTTGACCTAAAGCAGTTCCGTCGCGTACAGCCGCACGCAGCAGATCGCCGGTGGAAATTTGCGGGATGCCCCGCGCATCCATGATTTTCTTCGCTTGGGTTCCTTTACCCGAGCCCGGTGCGCCGAGCAAGACAATTCGCATGGGGTCCCGTCCCTATCCAACGTGAATCAAGAGGGCGGAGGCTAGCCGCGGGAGTACGACCCGTCAATGCACCCTTCGTCGAGTCCGTGGGATAAAGCCGCACAATCGGCTATCCTTGCGCGCCTCCATTGCCATCCATCCGCCCTGCAAAGAACGGGTCAGGTTCATGCCGAAGAATGCTTTTTACGCCCAGTCCGGAGGCGTTACCGCCGTCATCAACGCGTCTGCCGCAGGGGTGATAGAAGCTGCGCGACAACACCCCGAACATATCGGCAAGGTATATGCCGGGCGCGATGGGATCATCGGTGCATTGACCGAAGATTTGATTGACACTTCCGCCGAAAGCCCGGCGGCCATTGCTGCGCTCAAACACACTCCCAGCGGAGCCTTCGGCTCATGCCGTTACAAGCTCAAAGGTTTTGAACAAAACCGCGCTGAGTACGAGCGCTTGATCGAAGTTTTCAAGGCGCATGACATCGGTTACTTCTTCTACAACGGAGGTGGTGACTCCGCTGACACCTGTTTGAAGGTGAGCCAATTAGGCGCGCAGATGGGATATCCGCTGCAGGCCATTCATGTGCCCAAGACCATGGACAACGACCTGCCGCTGACCGATTGCAGCCCAGGCTTTGGCTCCGTGGCCAAGTACACGGCGGTGGCGATTCGTGAAGCCAGTTACGACTTGGCGTCGATGTGTAAGACCTCAACCAAGGTGTTCATCTTGGAAGTGATGGGGCGGCATGCGGGTTGGACTGCGGCAGCCGGTGGCCTGGCCAGTGTGGACGGCCGCGATCCCCATCTACTCTTGTTCCCAGAAGTCACTTTCGACAAACAGCGCTTCCTGGCGCGCGTCCAGCAGTGCGTGGAGCAACATGGGTATTGCACCATTGTTGCCTCAGAAGGTATTCGCAACGCGGATGGCAAGTTTGTGGCCGACGCTGGTACCACCGACGCGTTTGGCCACACCCAGCTGGGTGGAGTGGCGAGCACTTTGGCCACCATGGTGCAAAGCGAGCTGGGACTGAAATACCACTACGCCATTGCCGATTACCTCATGCGGTCGGCACGTCACATCGCTTCCAAAACCGACCTGGACCAGGCCTATGCCGTTGGCGCAGCTGCGGTCGAGGCCGCCGTTGCGGGCAAGAGCGGTATTATGATGAGCATTGTCCGCGAGGCCGATAGTC carries:
- a CDS encoding adenylate kinase, giving the protein MRIVLLGAPGSGKGTQAKKIMDARGIPQISTGDLLRAAVRDGTALGQKAKAAMDAGELVADEVVIGMIRERLEQPDTAKGFILDGFPRSTVQAEALDEMLAAAGQPIDKALLINVPFDSLVKRLTGRRTCADCGQMYNLYFSPPEKEGVCDRCGGTDLQHRADDNEATITNRLEVYRAQTEPVVGFYDAQGKMVSVAGEGDPNKIYQTICDTLGL
- a CDS encoding 6-phosphofructokinase; translated protein: MPKNAFYAQSGGVTAVINASAAGVIEAARQHPEHIGKVYAGRDGIIGALTEDLIDTSAESPAAIAALKHTPSGAFGSCRYKLKGFEQNRAEYERLIEVFKAHDIGYFFYNGGGDSADTCLKVSQLGAQMGYPLQAIHVPKTMDNDLPLTDCSPGFGSVAKYTAVAIREASYDLASMCKTSTKVFILEVMGRHAGWTAAAGGLASVDGRDPHLLLFPEVTFDKQRFLARVQQCVEQHGYCTIVASEGIRNADGKFVADAGTTDAFGHTQLGGVASTLATMVQSELGLKYHYAIADYLMRSARHIASKTDLDQAYAVGAAAVEAAVAGKSGIMMSIVREADSPYRWHIGEAPLEEVANVEKEMPAEFISEDGFQITEACRRYMLPLIAGENPPPYGPDGLPAYVKLKKVAVPKKTGTTFTLKS
- a CDS encoding SDR family NAD(P)-dependent oxidoreductase, with protein sequence MTDRPADSDLTGQRILLTGASSGIGYECARQLAALGAEMILVARREAELDALARHIRQTGGTAHCLPVDLSDLQAVDALSDEVIKRFGEVDILINNAGRSIRRSIQDSLNRPHDFERTMTLNYHAAVRLCLKLLPGMLERDRGQIINVSSQSVQMPTPRFSAYVGSKAALEGFSRSLACELEATGVHITIVNYPLVRTPMSGATPIYRALPMMEVEEAASWMLKAVRQKPARVCAASGHAWQVSTALAPGLTTRLTARFLRHMLKRLQAKHGA
- a CDS encoding 23S rRNA (adenine(2030)-N(6))-methyltransferase RlmJ; this encodes MLSYQHGYHAGNHADLLKHCALALCLQARLRKSSPLCVFDTHSGRGLYDLADVQALKNQEFASGIAAVWEQRQALPELYRQALAHYNGNGALRYYPGSAAIIAKALRPQDEAIFCEAHPAEHAALAHNLHGQSGLRILAADGWQQARALLPPAQKRGLVLIDPSYERPEDFQAAASLANHLCKHFRAATILIWFPCLAGSGNLRRALAPLAQGRDCWTAELSLAQSGERGMHASAMACINAPFGAAQALNQCMHALLPLLGPTNQVGWRMDSELTTHD